The genomic stretch CAGTTACTTTATCCATCACTTTCAAAAATCCATTGATTTCTTTTTCAGAAATAGCTGGCCCTAGACCATTAATTTCTGTTTCTTCTCCGTGTTTTAGTTTGATATTAATACGAGTGTCATCTTTCACTGTTACAAAGCCAGTTTTCACACCTTCGTTTTGTAGCCAGTCTTTGATAAAATTGCCTGTAAATCCACCTAAAAATCCTGTAGCAAGACTTGGTACATTTAATTGATTTAAAACTCTGCTGACATTAATTCCTTTGCCACCAGGTAGTTTATAATCTTGCTTCATGCGATTAAGACCGCCAAGATTTAATTGGTCGATTTGTACAATATAATCAATTGATGGGTTTAAAGTAATTGTATAAATCATTTTTCTACCTCGATTATTTTAGTTTTTTGGATAAAGGATTCTTTTACTGCAGAAGGAATGTAATCTGTCACAATAGTTGCTTCTTCTATTGAAAACATTTTTGAAAAATTCACTTCATTGAATTTTGTATGGTCCGCTACAACAAAAACGCGATCAGCACGTTCTTTTGCAGCACGTTTTACAAATGCCTCTTCCATATCAGGTGTTGTGTAGCCATGCTCCGGATGCATCGCGTTGGTACCAATGAAAGCTTTATCAAAATGATAGTTTTGAATGTTATCTAAGGCAACTGCACCAATAATTGCTTTTGTATGCACTTTCATTTTGCCGCCTAAAAGATAAGCATCTATATTTTGACGAACAAGCTCTTCAATATGGGTTAATCCATTTGTCACTACTGTGATATTTCGATTTGCTAGGTGAGTAATTAATTCTAATGTTGTGGATCCTGCATCTAAATAGATACAATCATTTTCTTCCACTAGGCTTGCACAATATGCAGCAATTACTTTTTTACTTTGAATGTTTTTGAATGATTTTTCATTCATACTTGGTTCTTGATTATGAAGTTTTACAAGTTTCGCCCCGCCGTGTACGCGCTGAATTAATCCTTGTTCTTCTAACTCGATTAAATCACGGCGAATGGTTGACTCTGAGGTAGCAAGACCTTCAACTAATTCTTGTAATTTAATCACACCAAGTTTCTCAATACTCTCCATAATAAGTTGTTTACGCTCTGCATTTAACATTATTACTCCTCCATCCAAAGTCAGTTTACCATCTTTTTCTTTCAAAATCAACCGTTTTCATTCAAAAACAATCACACATTTTCAAATTCATTCATATTATACCATGTATATCGCCATAACCCTTCACAATTATTCATTCAGCGTTTTTCTTATACAGTTCTAATTTTTAGCAGTATACTTGGTTAGAAGATAATTTTCATTTTAGGAGGAGTTATTCATGCATACAGAATTAACATTTGAGCAATTAGAAAGTTTTTCTCGAAAATGGCGTGAAAATCCAGATAAATTGGTATTTCAAGCTAGTATTATCAAGAATGGGATTAAAGCAGCAACTGAGAATCCTGCATCAAAAGTTAGCATTCAACCTGTCTTTTCCCACGAAGTTGCTACAGATAAAGTTTCTAATCAACAACAAAGTGGAAGATGCTGGATGTTTGCAGCATTAAATACGTTTCGCCATAAATTAAACGGAACGCTTGGTTTGAAGGATTTTGAGTTATCACAGAATTATACTAATTTTTGGGACAAACTTGAGAAAGCAAATTACTTTTTAGAGAATATAATTGAAACAGCAAGTGAGGATGAAGATAGTCGATTAGTTTCGTGGTTGCTTGATACACCCCAACAAGATGGTGGGCAGTGGGATATGTTAGTTTCAATTATTGAAAAATATGGAGTGGTTCCAAAGTCAGCTATGCCTGAAACGTTTCAAAGTAGTAAGTCTGCTGATTTAAACCATCTATTAAATGAAAGACTTCGTACGGATGCGGTTATTTTGAGAAATGCTATTGCTGAGAAGAAAGATACTGCAGATTTGAAAGAAGAAATGCTTGCTGAGGTCTATCAACTCTTAGTTATGACTCTAGGCGAACCACCTAAAGTATTCGATTTTGAGTATCGAAATAAAGACAATGAATTTAAACAAGAATTACAAATTACACCTAAAGATTTTTATGAACGCTATGTAGATATGGATTTGAAAGATTATATTCCACTTATTAATGCACCGACCAAAGATAAACCTTTTAATCAAGCTTTTACAGTGGAATATTTAGGCAACATTGTAAATGGTACACCTATTAAGTATTTGAATGTAGAAATGGATGTCTTGAAAAAAGCTGCTGCTGATCAGATTAAAGATGGGGAAACAGTTTGGTTTGGATGTGATGTTGGACAACTTTCAGAACGGAATACCGGTATTATGGATACGGATATTTTCTTGCTTAATCAGACTTTTGGCTTTAAAACTGCGATGACTAAAGCTGAACGCCTGGATTATAAACACAGTATGCTTACACATGCGATGGTATTAACTGGAGTGAACATTGCTAATGGAGAAGTAAATCGCTGGAAAGTGGAAAATAGTTGGGGAGAAAAAATTGGTAATAATGGTTATTTTGTTGCTAGCGATGCTTGGATGGATGAGTTTACATTCCAAGTAGTGGTGCATAAAAAATATCTATCTAAGGAATTAATTGAATCCTTTAACCAAAAGCCAATTGTGTTAAAACCTTGGGATCCAATGGGTTCGCTCGCACTTTAAAATGCGAATTCGGAAATGATTTTTATTCCATTCATTTGAAAAAGAGCTGCTGCTACGCCGGTACCATCTTTTATTTTTCCTGAGAAGGTACCGTCGTAAATAGCACAGCTACCACAAGATGGACTTTTTTCCTTCATGATTATTTGCGTAATACCGAGTTCTTGCATTTTAATTAGAGTAAGTCTCGCTCCGTTCTTATATTCTTCTGTCACATCTGTTCCTTTGTTATCAATGACTTTTGCATGTCCTAACCAGACATCTTTGCCATCACCACCTATTATTTCTGCTGGATTTCTTGGTGTAGGCAGTCCGCCGGTAACTTCTGGACAAAAAGGAATCGCTTCTCCTCTTTCTACCATTTGTTTTATTTTGGTTATTTCTTTATCTTTCCCGTCATATCTACAGGCAATTCCGGCTAGGCAAGCACTTACTGCAATCATTTTATTTTCCTCCTTTATATTCACATTTATTTTAACATAAAAAAGCTGCCCCCAACTTATAGGCGACAGCTCTGAGATTATTAGATATTTTGGTATGCTACGGCGATTTGCGTACCGATTAAAGCATTGTGTTTTACAAGCTCGATATTTGCTTCGAGGCTCTTACCATCTGTTAGTTCTTTTACTTTACCAAGTAGGAATGGTGTAACGTCTTTCCCGTGAATGTGATTTTCTTCAGCTTCTTTAAGCGCTGTTTGGATTACATCGTTAATTACTTTTTCGTCCATAGCGAATTCTTCTGGGATTGGGTTAGTAATTACTGCGCCACCTTTGATTTGAAGATCCCATTTCGCTTTAAGCGATTCTGCGATAACTTCTGGAGCATCTGCACGCAATGTTAATTCTACATCGCTTGAACGCGTGTAAAATGCTGGTAATACGTCGGTTTGGTAACCAATAACTGGAACCCCTTTTGTTTCTAAGTATTCCATTGTTAAGTTTAGGTCTAGGATTGATTTAGCTCCTGCACAAACGACAGCAACATTTGTTTTCGCTAATTCTTCTAAGTCAGCTGAAACGTCCATTGTTGTTTCGGCACCACGGTGAACGCCGCCAATCCCGCCAGTTACGAAGATGCCGATTTCTGCGAGTTCAGCACAAATCATTGTTGCTGCTACAGTTGTTGCGCCAAGTTGTTTTGTTGCAATAAGGTAACCGATATCACGACGAGAAACTTTTGCCACATTGCTACTTTTAGCGAATAGTTCTAGTTCTTCATCAGAAAGACCAATTTTAATTTTTCC from Listeria monocytogenes ATCC 19117 encodes the following:
- a CDS encoding pseudouridine-5'-phosphate glycosidase; the protein is MKNYLSLSEEVKQAKAEGKAIVALESTIISHGMPYPQNVEMARDVEQIIRDNGAVPATIALIDGKIKIGLSDEELELFAKSSNVAKVSRRDIGYLIATKQLGATTVAATMICAELAEIGIFVTGGIGGVHRGAETTMDVSADLEELAKTNVAVVCAGAKSILDLNLTMEYLETKGVPVIGYQTDVLPAFYTRSSDVELTLRADAPEVIAESLKAKWDLQIKGGAVITNPIPEEFAMDEKVINDVIQTALKEAEENHIHGKDVTPFLLGKVKELTDGKSLEANIELVKHNALIGTQIAVAYQNI
- the pepC gene encoding aminopeptidase C, which encodes MHTELTFEQLESFSRKWRENPDKLVFQASIIKNGIKAATENPASKVSIQPVFSHEVATDKVSNQQQSGRCWMFAALNTFRHKLNGTLGLKDFELSQNYTNFWDKLEKANYFLENIIETASEDEDSRLVSWLLDTPQQDGGQWDMLVSIIEKYGVVPKSAMPETFQSSKSADLNHLLNERLRTDAVILRNAIAEKKDTADLKEEMLAEVYQLLVMTLGEPPKVFDFEYRNKDNEFKQELQITPKDFYERYVDMDLKDYIPLINAPTKDKPFNQAFTVEYLGNIVNGTPIKYLNVEMDVLKKAAADQIKDGETVWFGCDVGQLSERNTGIMDTDIFLLNQTFGFKTAMTKAERLDYKHSMLTHAMVLTGVNIANGEVNRWKVENSWGEKIGNNGYFVASDAWMDEFTFQVVVHKKYLSKELIESFNQKPIVLKPWDPMGSLAL
- a CDS encoding DeoR/GlpR family DNA-binding transcription regulator — its product is MLNAERKQLIMESIEKLGVIKLQELVEGLATSESTIRRDLIELEEQGLIQRVHGGAKLVKLHNQEPSMNEKSFKNIQSKKVIAAYCASLVEENDCIYLDAGSTTLELITHLANRNITVVTNGLTHIEELVRQNIDAYLLGGKMKVHTKAIIGAVALDNIQNYHFDKAFIGTNAMHPEHGYTTPDMEEAFVKRAAKERADRVFVVADHTKFNEVNFSKMFSIEEATIVTDYIPSAVKESFIQKTKIIEVEK
- a CDS encoding DUF523 domain-containing protein, producing the protein MIAVSACLAGIACRYDGKDKEITKIKQMVERGEAIPFCPEVTGGLPTPRNPAEIIGGDGKDVWLGHAKVIDNKGTDVTEEYKNGARLTLIKMQELGITQIIMKEKSPSCGSCAIYDGTFSGKIKDGTGVAAALFQMNGIKIISEFAF